The following proteins are encoded in a genomic region of Neomicrococcus aestuarii:
- a CDS encoding ribonuclease J has product MTQTAVGFADTGRLGAPPALKPGTMRIVALGGLGEIGRNMAVFELNGKLLVVDCGVLFPEEYQPGVDLILPDISYIRDRLQDVVAVVLTHGHEDHIGAVPYLLRLKNDIPLVGSQLTLALVEAKLQEHKIRPFTLTVREGDIERFGPFECEFAAVNHSIPDALAVLIRTEAGNVLHTGDFKMDQLPLDGRITDLRAFARFGEEGVDLFMPDSTNADVPGFTTAEKEIGPVLQGIFGRAKRRIIVASFSSHVHRVQQVLDAAHMHGRKVAFVGRSMVRNMQIAEKLGYLHVPANILVDLKNVDRLPEDKVVLMSTGSQGEPMAALSRMANGDHKVQINEGDTVILASSLIPGNENAVFRVINGLIRMGADVVHKGNAKVHVSGHASAGELLYCYNILKPKNVMPVHGETRHLAANGKLAVETGISADRVLLCEDGSVVDLKDGAATLVGQVDCGFIYVDGTNVGSITDEDLKDRRTLGEEGFISVISVVNRQTGKIVSGPDIHARGVAEDDSVFDEIKPKIAQALEEAVTNNPDHTQHQLQQVVRRTIGTWVARKLRRKPMIVPVVLEA; this is encoded by the coding sequence CTGTGGCGTGCTCTTCCCCGAGGAGTACCAGCCGGGCGTGGACCTGATCCTGCCTGACATCTCCTATATTCGTGACCGGCTTCAGGACGTGGTCGCTGTGGTGTTGACCCACGGCCACGAAGACCACATCGGCGCCGTCCCGTACCTCTTGCGCCTCAAGAACGACATTCCACTCGTTGGCTCCCAGCTCACGCTGGCACTCGTTGAAGCGAAGCTCCAAGAGCACAAGATCCGTCCGTTCACCCTGACGGTGCGCGAAGGCGACATTGAGCGCTTTGGCCCGTTCGAATGTGAATTCGCGGCCGTGAACCACTCCATTCCTGACGCTTTGGCTGTTTTGATCCGCACCGAAGCCGGCAACGTGCTTCACACCGGTGACTTCAAGATGGATCAGCTTCCCTTGGACGGTCGCATCACGGACCTTCGCGCGTTCGCTCGCTTTGGTGAAGAAGGCGTGGACTTGTTCATGCCGGACTCCACCAACGCTGACGTCCCCGGCTTCACCACCGCGGAAAAAGAGATCGGCCCAGTACTTCAGGGCATCTTCGGTCGCGCGAAGCGTCGCATCATTGTGGCGTCCTTCAGCTCCCACGTGCACCGTGTGCAGCAAGTCCTAGACGCAGCACACATGCACGGCCGCAAGGTGGCCTTCGTAGGCCGCTCCATGGTCCGCAATATGCAGATTGCCGAAAAGCTGGGGTACCTTCACGTTCCGGCCAACATTTTGGTGGATTTGAAGAATGTTGATCGGTTGCCAGAGGACAAGGTAGTGCTCATGTCCACGGGTTCGCAGGGCGAACCGATGGCAGCGCTTTCCCGTATGGCCAACGGCGATCACAAGGTGCAGATCAACGAAGGTGACACCGTCATCCTCGCGAGCTCGCTGATTCCGGGTAACGAGAACGCCGTCTTCCGCGTCATCAACGGCCTGATCCGCATGGGCGCCGACGTCGTGCACAAGGGCAACGCCAAGGTCCACGTCTCCGGTCACGCATCTGCCGGCGAGCTCTTGTACTGCTACAACATCCTCAAGCCCAAGAACGTCATGCCAGTCCATGGCGAGACCCGCCACTTGGCAGCCAACGGAAAACTGGCCGTTGAAACCGGCATTTCCGCTGACCGCGTGCTGTTGTGCGAGGACGGCTCCGTGGTGGATCTCAAGGACGGCGCGGCAACCCTCGTGGGCCAAGTTGATTGCGGCTTCATCTACGTGGATGGAACCAATGTTGGTTCTATTACGGATGAGGACCTCAAGGACCGCCGCACTCTGGGAGAAGAAGGATTCATTTCCGTCATCTCCGTGGTGAACCGCCAGACCGGAAAGATCGTGTCCGGACCAGACATTCACGCTCGTGGTGTGGCAGAGGACGATTCGGTGTTTGACGAGATCAAGCCAAAGATCGCCCAAGCCCTCGAAGAGGCAGTCACGAACAACCCGGACCACACGCAGCACCAGCTGCAGCAGGTTGTTCGCCGCACCATCGGAACCTGGGTGGCGCGCAAGCTCCGCCGCAAGCCGATGATCGTACCTGTTGTGCTCGAGGCCTAG